The Tenrec ecaudatus isolate mTenEca1 chromosome 12, mTenEca1.hap1, whole genome shotgun sequence genomic interval CAGTTTGAGCCCCAGTAAACTTGCCAAGAATCCAGCCTCGATGGACAGCCCCTAGAGGCGCCCAACGAgccccccactgtcatgttccCTTCACAATCAGGACTCTCGAGCCGAGGTCATATCTTAGTCCTAAGACAAAAGGACACACAACAGATACAGCCGAGGCTGTGAGCACAAGGGCAACCTCTGCTCAGAAACCTGGATGTCAGAACAAACTTGGGAACTTtgtacaagaaaagaaaaagttgcTGTTTTTCTGCCCCTTAGTTAATATAAGGGAACACAAGGTAGATTTCCAGTGAATAACTTCCCCCCCTACCCGGTCTGCTGCTGTCTAATTCGCATATCATGCAATTTACTAGTTCGAGCCGAGCATGAAGAGTTGTTCAGTCATCACCACACTCACTTTCTTCTGGCCCTGGTGCTCAGAGCAGGAGGGCTTGTGTTTCCTATCTTCACTGTGAAAACAACATAAGATTTCTGCAGCTGAATCTCATGTAAGTGTGCCTTCCCCTAATCTGGACTTCTGTAGGTATCTCCTTATATGGTTACTGATAATCTTTGTAACAGACATGCGCCAGCTGAGCAGTTTCACGGTGTGCAGTGCAGTGATGTTGATGAGCTGTGCCACCATCCTCACCTTTCTTCTCAGAGCCCTCGCTCCCCGGGTAGCATAAAGTCTGCGCCCCACGCCTGAACTTGATCTTTCGGTTAGCTCGTCTGAAGATGCTAGTGTCAGTTTGATCTCATGGAAAACGAGTCACATAATTATACCTACTCAAGAGTGCAGAGGACCCACGTGATACCAGAAAATCAATTGCTTAAATCCAACACCTTGTTTCAATGACTACGAAAAGAAGATTGAAACGCAATGAAATTTCTTAACATATCTGAGCATACAGAATAGCCAATACCAGCAATATACTGAAGGAAGATTTTTCCCTTTGTAATTGGCCACCAGACAGTGTTTCCCCGTGTCTGTTCAATATAATGTTAGAAGGCCtatcacagcaacaacaacaaagggaatACCGGTAAGCATCCAAGTTATGAACTAAATAAAATTGGGAATTTACCTTTTCTATTGCTCTTCACTTTGGGAATCGTAGTGTTTGAGATACTCAAAATTAAATAAGTGAAGattggaaaaacaaaaaggaacaaaTTCAAACATGAGGACATTGAAGGGGTTGGGGTAGGGCATGGATTACAAGCAATGAACCTTTGAATAGACAACTTTCACTCTGTCTTCATTCTAAAAATGGAATTGCAAAATTCAGCTCAAAGGTTGAATTGGACCTGCCAGCTGTTTGGATGTATTGTTTTAGGACATATCCACCCACTTACTTATTGCTTTACCTTACTTTGATTCTATGAAGGCAGAGTAAAGACACTGTAATCTTATTTTTTTAACCCTAACACAATCCCTAATCATAACTGTAACTCTTAACACTCAACTACTAATCCTTAATACAGGTATTATGACTTAATCcgtacccctacccttaccctaaatGTAAGACAATCACCCCAACCTTAAATCTAACACAAGCCCTTGACACTTTAACCTATAAAGCCAAAAATATTTACACTCTGTTTCTTTGCAGATTGTTTTGTGCTTTAAAACGTATAAACAACATAGGAAAGATGGGATATTCCTCAGCGTAACTAAGGGCatatataaaaagacaaactGCTGAGGTTACGCTTCCTAGAGAGAAACTGAACGCTTTCTCCTTGTGGCTTAGAGACAATGTCTTCTAGTAGCAGTCGTAAACAGGGCTATCCGGCAAGAAACTAAaatagttctctagagaagcaaaaccaggacacttatgatttcatttataaatatatgaatagaTATGTACAGCACGAAGGAgtttaacagctaattagtccacacagcagtacagagggctcagttcagctcactttcatggaacatttaatgtactggaagtccttcaattcaggAATGCTGCTGGaagcaaggtcaaggaagcagacagctgagtcttccctagaaCAATGCTGGCAgtcaggccacaggcagcaagcatcaggacagatcaccaacagtcagcagctcaggagcttcacAAAGCAGGCCAAGATGCTTTGAACTCAAAcactgcaaggtgacaggatacaatggcctcaaactcaaggacgtacacaccagcagcatggtgaagcagtttCAAAGgatcctcaagctctagcaacatgatccatggattggctgtcccacagctagtgtagctcacaagttgaggcagagaacttgctaaagcagctgcacgctgctctgatcaccagagagagagaggggcgggacttgccaagccatttttatctctttgccctccaatcaaaacgcgacctaattaatcccacatgttcctattggccgggTTGGCACAAAACCCTACCTATCCCAGCATCTAAATTGGTACCAAAACACATGAACTCCAAAACACTATTAAgagtctattctaactcacaaggaccctatttggggtttctgaggctgtgaatcttcatgagagcaggtaACTTCTTGCTCCTGAGAAAGTGCCTCATGGTTTTTCAGCCACTTGACTTTCTCTGAGCAGTGAGCAATCCCAACACCTATAACCCAACAGCCCACCAAGCCTTCAAATTATCTGTATTTGCAGATAACATTCTCTTAGAAAATCCCACAAACTCGCCAAGTAAACTACTGGAAACGAAGTGAGATATTTAGCACATAGGTGAGGTGCATGATCATAAAGATTCCGTTGGATTCTGCCACATCAAGCGATAAAAATCAGACCCCCCACTcccttggagttgattctgactcatagagaccccatatatggtttctcaggctgtaaatcatGATGGAATTAAATGACCACATCGTACTCAgagtacctggtgggtttgagccaccaatcACAATATAACAGTTTTCAAAGCAAGTGCTGACAGAATCGTTCAGCCATATCCATGTGGATGCTCTGGATTACAatccccaaaccactgccatgaattctgactcctagaggctctcgggacagagtagaactgccctatgaggTTTCCACGGCTGTCAATCTACACAAGAGGAATGCTACATCTTTCTGCAACATACTGCTAATAGGATGGAGCCATTTGGGTTAGTGCTTTAAGCCCTGTGCCATTGTGGCACCTTCTAGATTGCAATAGAAACATCATATAAAAGAATATGGTGAGAGACAATTCACGTTGTGTatattgtcaagttgattcttactcGTGGGACTCCGTGTGTGAAGACTAGAACCGCTCCACCAACCTCTGGATGCTAGTAGAACGGGactccagcactgagattctgTCTGTCATAAGAGAAGGCAGGACAGCCCAGACCACCCACTACAGCTCCTGTGGTACTTACAGGATCTGGTGCTAACTTGAGCCTATTAAGATTGAGGGGGTGGAgcggtctgtcaatcaggtcgctgctgaatgacttcatttggaggcactaaggagataaatagctcaccggagATGGGTCACCTGgactctgcttggtattcctgatggcaagacacatgggagctatgctagagccctggagctggagaagcaacTTCCAtgccagcactcagatgcttccactgccactggatgcacaagactttccactcaccggCCTgtaatcctcctgcatttggcgtcattgcatgtgttgcatgagtctgaagaggaatttttagattagtatcagacataggggctaatatcagctgtatggacttgatctggactaggctgggatgctttcttaatagacaatctttgatatgaagttctcctCTACAACCATGAGTGTctctcgatttgtttctctagtcaacgcagGCTAACACAGCTACTCTAACAGAAACCTTTCTCTCCAGCAGACCCAAAGCCAGAAATCGACCCCTGTGCCTCCTGCCTTCTGGCTCTCTCCTGTCAGCAGTTCCTCAGCCAGCGCGAGCTTCGGCTCTTCCCAGGCTTCTGTGCAGAACATCACTTCCATCCAGGGAACTCCAGCCCAGGGCCTCAGAAGCCACCAGAGGAGCAGGAGCCTCCTCAGAGCTGCAGGAGCGAGAACACACCAGGTCAGGATTGCAGAGATGACGTCTCCACACAGTTGTTggagaggacaggggagagaaagaCTTCGAGGGGTTTCTGCAGGCCTTGCCGAAGACAGTCAGCAAGTAGTAAGATGAGATTCCAGTCCATCTCAGccctgagggaaagctgtgtggAAACAGATGACGGGTTGAAGGAATTATTGTGTACCTCAACTTTGAGAGCAGTTAGCTCTAGAGAGGATGGACGAGACTGTAGCCTGAAAGCAGAACTTATCTCCCTCTGCCTGGAGAAGCCCTATGTCTGTAGTGAGTGTGGGAGAGCCTTTAACTATAAGTCACGTTTCCTCCAGCACCAGAGGATACACTCAGGGGAGAggccttttgtgtgtgtggagtgtGGGCGAGGCTTCAACCAGAGATCAAACCTCCTTGTGCACCAGAGAACACACTCGGGGAAGAAGCCACATGTGTGCAAGGAATGTGGGCGAGACTTCAGTCACAAGCCAAGCCTCCTTGTGCACCAGAGGATACACTCAGGGGAGAAGCCTTTTGTATGCACAGAGTGTGGGCGAGACTTTAAAGGTAAACCAAACCTCCTTGTGCACCGGAGAACACACtcaggggagaagccacatgtgtgCCAGGAGTGTGGGCGTGGGTTTAGTAAAAAGTCAGTACTGCTTGTGCACCAGAGGATACACTCAGGGGAGAAACCACATGTGTGCACAGAGTGTGGGCGGGGCTTTAGTCACAAGCCAAGCCTTCTTGTGCACTGGAGGATTCACTCAGGGGAGAAGCCTTACGTATGTACAGAGTGTGGACGAGGCTTTAAATGTAAAGCAAACCTGCTTGTGCACCAGAGAACACACACAGGGGAGAAGCCTTATGTGTGCACAGAGTGTGGGCGAAGTTTTAAAGGTAAACCAAACCTCCTTGTCCACCAAAGAACACACtcaggggagaagccacatgtgtgCAAGGAATGTGGGCGGGGGTTTAGTCACAAGTCAGTCCTGCTTGTGCACCAGAGGATACACTCGGGGGAAAGGCCTTATGTGTGCACAGAGTGTGGACGAGGCTTTAAAGGGAAATCAAGCCTCCTGGTGCACCAGAGGATACACTCAGGGGAGAAACCATACGTGTGCAATGAGTGTGGGCAAGCCTTTATCCAGAGATCACACCTCCTTCGCCATCGGAGAACACACTCAGGGGAGAAGCCACATATTTGCAAGGATTGTGGGCAAGGCTTTAGTCACAAGTCAGTGCTGCTTGTGCACCAGAGGATACATTCAGGGGAGAGGCCTTTTGTGTGTCAGGAGTGTGGACGAGGCTTTAAGCAGAAGCCACACTTACTGGTGCATCAGAGAACACACTCTGGGGAGAAGCCTTTTGTGTGTGAGCAGTGTGCACAAGGTTTCAAGCAGAAGTCGCACCT includes:
- the LOC142462216 gene encoding uncharacterized protein LOC142462216, which gives rise to METVMKWTQPQKAKTLSTLDTYWPQEEKRKSTIMEQVTVKDVTVVFTESEWKRLSSEQKNLYREVMLEVYRDLLSLADPKPEIDPCASCLLALSCQQFLSQRELRLFPGFCAEHHFHPGNSSPGPQKPPEEQEPPQSCRSENTPGQDCRDDVSTQLLERTGERKTSRGFCRPCRRQSASSKMRFQSISALRESCVETDDGLKELLCTSTLRAVSSREDGRDCSLKAELISLCLEKPYVCSECGRAFNYKSRFLQHQRIHSGERPFVCVECGRGFNQRSNLLVHQRTHSGKKPHVCKECGRDFSHKPSLLVHQRIHSGEKPFVCTECGRDFKGKPNLLVHRRTHSGEKPHVCQECGRGFSKKSVLLVHQRIHSGEKPHVCTECGRGFSHKPSLLVHWRIHSGEKPYVCTECGRGFKCKANLLVHQRTHTGEKPYVCTECGRSFKGKPNLLVHQRTHSGEKPHVCKECGRGFSHKSVLLVHQRIHSGERPYVCTECGRGFKGKSSLLVHQRIHSGEKPYVCNECGQAFIQRSHLLRHRRTHSGEKPHICKDCGQGFSHKSVLLVHQRIHSGERPFVCQECGRGFKQKPHLLVHQRTHSGEKPFVCEQCAQGFKQKSHLLVHRRIHSGERPYVCPECGRGFKGKSNLLVHQRIHSGEKPHICIECGRGFTQRSHLLGHQKTHSGRSHLCARNVDKA